From a single Lolium rigidum isolate FL_2022 chromosome 7, APGP_CSIRO_Lrig_0.1, whole genome shotgun sequence genomic region:
- the LOC124672857 gene encoding uncharacterized protein LOC124672857, with protein MSSTVDAAVRKGSVVLTRTESITEYINKGGQPRSGTQGQSDTPVSANDMCALDEWPSHARRYRAQLQDEADGQKKKNGRGVVKGVKAAQKRFASGSAKLNITFSETLGGTIGMNYRSFKDDVVVIMKRKVPLTFHTCSSKEVD; from the exons ATGAGTTCAACGGTGGATGCTGCTG TAAGGAAAGGCTCTGTTGTCTTAACAAGGACGGAAAGTATAACCGAATACATAAACAAGGGTGGACAACCTAGATCTG GTACTCAAGGACAATCCGACACTCCAGTGTCAGCTAATGACATGTGTGCCCTGGATGAATGGCCATCCCATGCTCGCCGCTATCGTGCGCAACTACAGGATG AAGCAGAtggacagaagaagaagaacgggCGAGGTGTTGTAAAAGGTGTTAAAGCAGCTCAGAAGCGTTTTGCCAGCGGATCTGCGAAGCTAAATATTACATTCTCTGAAACGTTGGGTGGTACGATAGGAATGAACTATCGCTCATTCAAGGATGACGTGGTAGTGATAATGAAAAGGAAGGTACCACTAACCTTTCACACCTGTTCTAGCAAGGAAGTTGATTAA